The proteins below come from a single Candidatus Chlamydia sanziniae genomic window:
- a CDS encoding 2-oxo acid dehydrogenase subunit E2 has translation MTTEVRIPNIAESISEVTIASLLVTTGSLVQENQGIVEIESEKLNQLIYAPVSGRIFWEVTEGDVVAVDSVVAKIDNTNQIESMSDDGSTRTLDAEIICFPQSGVREPPATNKTFVPLRDRHLHDEHPSTFSNSREEFRERMSSIRKTISRRLLSALHESAMLTTFNEVHMTPLLKLRKEKQQRFVERYGVKLGFMSFFIKAVLEALKAYPRMNAFIDGEEIVYRHYYDVCIAVGTDRGLVVPVIRDCDTLSSGEIEQKLADLAARARDAQLALFELEGGGFTITNGGVYGSLLSTPIINPPQVGILGMHKVEKRPVVLDDAIIIADMMYIALSYDHRIIDGKEAVSFLVKVKDGIEQPETLLDL, from the coding sequence ATGACTACGGAAGTTCGAATTCCCAATATTGCTGAGTCAATTAGTGAGGTAACTATTGCCTCGTTATTGGTAACTACAGGTAGCCTTGTCCAAGAGAATCAAGGAATCGTAGAAATCGAAAGCGAAAAGTTAAATCAGCTAATTTATGCACCTGTTTCAGGTCGTATTTTTTGGGAGGTTACTGAAGGGGATGTTGTTGCTGTTGATAGTGTGGTTGCTAAAATTGATAATACGAATCAAATTGAGAGTATGTCAGATGACGGATCAACGCGAACTTTAGATGCGGAAATTATTTGCTTTCCTCAGTCAGGAGTTCGGGAACCTCCTGCTACAAACAAGACTTTTGTTCCTCTTCGTGATAGACATCTTCATGATGAACATCCCTCTACTTTTTCAAATTCTAGAGAGGAATTTCGTGAACGGATGTCTTCAATTCGCAAGACAATTTCCCGTCGTTTGCTTTCTGCGTTGCATGAATCTGCCATGCTCACTACCTTTAATGAGGTGCATATGACGCCTCTTCTAAAGCTTAGAAAGGAAAAACAACAGCGGTTTGTCGAACGTTATGGGGTGAAGTTAGGCTTTATGTCTTTTTTTATTAAAGCTGTCCTAGAGGCTTTGAAAGCCTATCCACGTATGAATGCTTTTATTGATGGAGAAGAAATTGTTTATCGTCACTATTACGACGTTTGTATTGCCGTAGGTACGGATCGTGGACTTGTTGTTCCTGTTATTCGTGACTGTGATACACTCTCCAGTGGGGAGATCGAACAGAAACTTGCAGATTTGGCTGCTCGGGCACGCGATGCCCAGCTTGCTCTTTTTGAACTAGAAGGGGGAGGCTTTACAATCACTAATGGAGGGGTGTATGGTTCCTTACTGTCCACTCCTATTATCAATCCTCCACAAGTAGGGATTCTGGGAATGCATAAGGTGGAAAAGCGTCCCGTAGTTCTTGATGATGCGATTATTATTGCTGACATGATGTATATTGCTTTGAGTTATGATCACCGGATTATTGATGGCAAGGAAGCCGTAAGCTTCCTAGTCAAGGTTAAAGATGGCATTGAACAACCAGAAACTCTACTCGATTTATAG
- a CDS encoding 2Fe-2S iron-sulfur cluster-binding protein, with protein sequence MAKLVITYEDEQQEFDIEEGSDIIAPCEAAGIPFACTEGVCGTCVVEILEGDKNLSEFTEAEKDFLGDAEISKERLACQCCIQGGCVKLTF encoded by the coding sequence ATGGCTAAACTTGTTATCACTTATGAAGATGAGCAACAAGAATTCGACATAGAAGAAGGTAGTGATATTATAGCGCCATGTGAGGCTGCTGGCATTCCTTTTGCTTGTACAGAAGGAGTCTGTGGCACCTGCGTAGTCGAAATACTCGAAGGAGATAAAAATCTTTCCGAATTTACAGAAGCAGAAAAAGATTTCTTAGGAGATGCTGAAATATCTAAAGAACGTTTAGCTTGCCAATGTTGTATCCAAGGAGGGTGCGTAAAGCTTACTTTCTAA
- the hemW gene encoding radical SAM family heme chaperone HemW → MVKSPLALYIHIPFCSKKCHYCSFYTIPYKPELISSYCNAIIHEGLRKFESLAEHYFIDTLFFGGGTPSLIPPSELQNIAKILASQAQEITLEANPEHLNACYLEQLQETSINRVSLGVQTFDDPLLKLLGRTHSSLSAIQAILRCRSYGFTNISIDLIYGLPTQSLETFLTDVQQALALPLTHLSIYNLTLDPQTSFYKHRNALIPSIAREDTLATMHLLAEQQLSTYGFDHYELGSYAKPNFLSKHNLYYWTDRPFLGLGVSASQYLDGKRSKNYTRISHYLRAIQKNLPTEESSEILPEKEKIKEALALRLRLSQGVRWRDFPPELLIMLINNPILNSFLDCSEEFLFLNTQGRLFHDTIAEAVMNFSF, encoded by the coding sequence ATGGTAAAGTCCCCATTAGCACTTTACATTCATATTCCTTTTTGTAGCAAAAAATGTCATTATTGTAGTTTCTATACGATTCCCTATAAGCCAGAGTTAATTTCCTCATATTGTAATGCGATTATCCACGAAGGATTAAGAAAATTCGAGTCTCTTGCAGAACATTACTTTATTGATACTCTTTTCTTTGGAGGAGGGACTCCCTCTCTTATCCCACCTTCTGAGCTTCAAAATATTGCGAAGATATTGGCTTCCCAAGCTCAAGAAATCACCTTAGAAGCAAATCCTGAGCACCTTAATGCGTGCTATCTCGAACAGCTACAAGAAACTTCAATAAACAGAGTAAGCTTAGGAGTTCAGACTTTTGATGACCCCCTACTGAAACTTCTAGGTCGCACGCACTCCTCTTTATCAGCTATCCAAGCAATTCTACGTTGTCGCTCTTACGGTTTTACCAATATCTCCATAGACCTAATTTATGGCCTTCCTACTCAATCTCTTGAGACTTTTCTTACTGATGTGCAACAAGCTCTTGCTCTACCTCTCACGCACCTCTCTATCTATAACCTCACTCTAGACCCTCAGACTTCCTTCTATAAACACCGCAATGCACTGATCCCCTCAATCGCCAGAGAAGACACATTAGCAACCATGCATCTTCTAGCAGAACAACAACTTTCCACCTACGGTTTCGATCATTATGAGTTAGGCTCTTACGCAAAACCTAATTTTCTTTCTAAACACAATCTCTATTATTGGACTGATCGTCCCTTCTTAGGACTAGGAGTCTCCGCATCTCAATATCTGGATGGAAAACGATCAAAAAACTACACTCGAATTTCTCACTACCTGCGTGCTATTCAGAAAAACCTCCCTACGGAAGAATCTTCAGAAATACTTCCGGAAAAAGAAAAAATCAAAGAAGCTTTAGCTTTACGGTTACGCCTTAGTCAAGGAGTTCGCTGGAGAGATTTTCCCCCTGAGCTTCTTATCATGCTCATCAACAATCCAATTTTAAATTCCTTCTTAGATTGCAGTGAAGAATTTCTCTTCTTAAATACACAAGGTCGTTTATTTCATGATACAATTGCGGAAGCCGTTATGAATTTTTCTTTTTAA
- a CDS encoding 4-hydroxy-3-methylbut-2-en-1-yl diphosphate synthase has translation MTIVCNRTKSSRRLTHSVRIGHLYIGSEHSIKMQSMTTTSTTNVDATVEQIYRLAEHNCEIVRVTVQGLAEAQACEKIKDRLLTLGLQIPLVADIHFFPQAAMYVADFVDKVRINPGNYVDKRNMFSGTKIYTDVSYAQSLSRLEEKFSPLVEKCKRLGKAMRIGVNHGSLSERVMQKYGDTIEGMVASAIEYINICEHMGYRNVVFSMKSSNPKVMVAAYRQLAKDLDARGWRYPLHLGVTEAGMGIDGIIKSAVGIGTLLTEGLGDTIRCSLTGCPTTEIPVCTSLLHHTKIYLDLPSKPNPFALENSKSLVAASKKITKDTPWGKIYGVFIKLYTKHLTDLTSDELLQALGINPKTKSKEFTTPEGVIVPEDMFTAPIIEILQQHFLVFHHHQVPCLYEHNEEIWDSSQVHDAPFIHFHASDPFLHTSRNFFEKERHQGKPTKLVFSRNFDNEEEAAISIATEFGALLLDGLGEAVILDLPNIPLPKIREIAFGTLQSAGMRSVKTEYISCPMCGRTLFDLPEVTTRIRKKTKHLPGLKIAIMGCIVNGPGEMADADFGFVGSKPGMIDLYVKHKRVKTHIPMKDADEELIRLLQKHGVWKDPE, from the coding sequence ATGACAATCGTTTGTAATCGAACTAAGTCTTCACGACGTTTAACACATTCAGTAAGAATAGGTCACCTCTATATCGGCAGTGAACATTCAATAAAAATGCAATCTATGACAACAACATCCACAACTAATGTCGACGCTACTGTAGAGCAAATCTACAGGTTAGCAGAACATAACTGTGAGATTGTGCGAGTCACGGTGCAAGGATTAGCAGAAGCTCAAGCTTGTGAAAAGATTAAAGACCGTCTTCTTACTCTAGGACTACAAATCCCTTTAGTTGCTGATATTCACTTCTTTCCCCAAGCTGCAATGTATGTCGCTGATTTTGTTGACAAGGTTCGGATTAATCCTGGGAACTATGTAGATAAACGTAACATGTTTTCAGGGACAAAAATCTACACAGATGTAAGTTATGCTCAAAGTTTATCGCGTCTTGAAGAGAAGTTCTCCCCTCTTGTAGAAAAATGCAAGCGACTAGGAAAAGCAATGAGAATCGGTGTCAACCATGGGTCTCTTTCAGAAAGAGTTATGCAGAAGTACGGCGACACTATTGAAGGTATGGTTGCCTCTGCCATAGAATACATCAACATTTGTGAACACATGGGCTATCGCAATGTTGTCTTCTCTATGAAGTCTAGCAATCCTAAAGTGATGGTAGCTGCTTACCGGCAACTTGCTAAAGATCTCGATGCCCGAGGTTGGCGGTATCCACTGCACCTCGGTGTTACGGAAGCAGGCATGGGTATAGACGGCATTATCAAATCTGCTGTAGGCATTGGCACCCTCCTTACTGAAGGCCTAGGAGATACCATACGCTGCTCCTTAACTGGATGTCCCACCACAGAAATCCCTGTATGTACAAGCCTCTTACACCATACAAAAATATACCTAGATCTTCCGTCAAAACCCAATCCCTTTGCTCTAGAAAACTCCAAAAGCTTGGTTGCTGCATCAAAAAAAATCACCAAAGACACTCCATGGGGGAAGATCTACGGAGTCTTTATTAAGCTCTACACAAAACACTTGACGGACTTGACTTCTGATGAACTCCTACAAGCTCTTGGGATAAACCCTAAAACAAAAAGTAAAGAGTTTACAACTCCCGAAGGTGTTATTGTCCCAGAAGATATGTTCACAGCCCCTATCATAGAAATCCTACAACAACATTTCTTGGTTTTTCACCATCACCAAGTCCCTTGTCTTTATGAACATAATGAAGAAATTTGGGATAGCTCACAAGTCCATGATGCTCCCTTTATTCACTTCCATGCTTCAGATCCTTTTCTTCATACTAGCCGAAATTTCTTTGAAAAAGAGAGGCACCAAGGAAAACCTACGAAACTTGTATTTTCTCGTAATTTTGATAACGAAGAAGAAGCCGCGATTTCCATAGCTACAGAATTCGGAGCTCTTCTTCTTGACGGCTTAGGAGAAGCCGTCATTCTCGATCTTCCTAATATCCCTCTTCCTAAAATTCGCGAAATTGCTTTTGGGACCTTGCAAAGTGCGGGTATGCGTTCGGTAAAGACGGAATATATTTCCTGTCCTATGTGTGGACGTACTCTCTTTGATCTCCCTGAGGTAACAACACGCATTCGCAAAAAAACAAAACATTTGCCAGGCCTTAAGATTGCCATTATGGGATGTATCGTCAATGGCCCAGGAGAAATGGCTGATGCTGATTTTGGCTTCGTAGGATCCAAACCAGGAATGATAGATCTCTATGTCAAGCATAAGCGTGTGAAAACACATATTCCTATGAAAGATGCTGACGAAGAATTAATTCGACTTTTACAAAAACACGGGGTATGGAAAGATCCAGAGTAA
- the pgeF gene encoding peptidoglycan editing factor PgeF, giving the protein MLSFHTHPLNYATFDELTSLAIRHGIFSKQQDNEGFVYAASNEEIFPILEAKNYCDLHQLHSTTVRYVTQKTPVYQPGDGLHTQQPRLALHIRHSDCQAAIFYDKEHHAIANVHSGWRGLLGNIYAVTVAAMKKTYNTHSQDLLVFIGPSLGPDHAIYSDYLTLFPTTFYPFMYPKNHFDFRAVARKQLRDLGISNTNIVISDYCTYTEHDRFFSSRYQMSHPNLKPIHPVQKKKNNVTAVALLPRD; this is encoded by the coding sequence ATGCTTTCTTTTCACACACACCCTCTTAACTATGCAACGTTTGACGAACTTACAAGTCTTGCAATACGCCATGGTATTTTCTCAAAACAACAGGATAACGAGGGCTTTGTTTATGCTGCTAGTAATGAAGAAATTTTTCCTATTTTAGAAGCCAAAAACTACTGTGACCTACACCAGCTCCATAGTACAACAGTGCGCTATGTTACTCAAAAAACTCCCGTGTATCAACCCGGAGATGGCCTCCATACCCAACAACCTCGACTTGCTCTCCATATTCGGCATTCAGATTGTCAAGCAGCCATCTTTTATGATAAAGAACACCATGCTATTGCGAATGTTCACAGCGGTTGGCGCGGGCTTCTTGGCAATATCTATGCTGTTACTGTCGCTGCTATGAAAAAAACTTACAATACACATTCTCAAGATCTCCTTGTCTTTATTGGCCCTTCCCTAGGTCCTGATCATGCGATTTACTCTGACTACCTCACACTATTTCCTACTACTTTCTATCCTTTCATGTATCCTAAAAACCATTTTGATTTTCGCGCTGTTGCAAGAAAGCAACTCCGAGATTTGGGTATCTCGAATACAAACATTGTAATTTCTGACTACTGCACATACACGGAACACGATCGTTTCTTTTCCTCACGCTATCAAATGAGCCATCCTAACCTCAAGCCAATCCACCCTGTTCAAAAAAAGAAAAATAATGTTACTGCTGTTGCCTTATTGCCGAGAGATTAG
- a CDS encoding SAM-dependent methyltransferase, whose protein sequence is MTLYLLPNTLGNRRVETLPTILSELIPKIHGLIVESDRSGRVFLSLWKVPEVHKFPIAVLNKNDRSEKGCDFYLEPLLKHGENWGLLSDSGLPCIADPGANLVRRARILGISVQAFSGPCSITLALMLSGFPAQNFVFLGYLPHVPKERFNYIKALAKRGSTFVCIETPYRNVHTFHTLIDALPTHAELCIASNLSEEEEYVQTRSVEAWQCSDLSVVKTKISKIPTVFVFHFPRTMHQQSCLLPGHSRKKKTSNTQ, encoded by the coding sequence ATGACTTTATATCTTCTTCCCAATACCTTAGGCAATCGTCGTGTGGAAACGTTGCCTACAATCCTTAGTGAGTTAATTCCAAAAATACATGGACTGATTGTAGAGAGCGATCGTAGCGGTAGAGTATTTCTAAGTCTATGGAAAGTTCCCGAGGTTCATAAATTCCCTATAGCGGTTCTAAATAAGAATGATCGCTCAGAAAAGGGATGCGATTTTTACCTCGAACCTTTACTTAAGCATGGGGAAAATTGGGGCTTGCTCTCTGATTCAGGGCTTCCTTGTATTGCAGATCCCGGAGCAAATTTGGTACGTCGTGCTCGTATTCTTGGCATTTCTGTTCAAGCGTTTTCTGGGCCCTGCTCTATAACACTGGCCTTGATGCTTTCTGGTTTCCCTGCGCAGAATTTTGTGTTTCTTGGTTATTTACCTCACGTTCCGAAGGAACGTTTTAATTATATTAAAGCCCTTGCAAAGAGAGGTTCTACCTTTGTTTGTATAGAAACTCCTTATCGCAATGTTCATACGTTTCACACCCTTATAGATGCTTTACCTACTCACGCTGAGCTTTGCATTGCCTCAAATCTTTCCGAAGAAGAGGAATACGTGCAGACACGATCTGTGGAAGCTTGGCAATGTTCAGACCTTAGTGTTGTGAAAACAAAGATTTCTAAGATTCCTACAGTCTTTGTTTTTCATTTTCCTAGGACAATGCATCAACAGTCTTGTCTTCTTCCAGGGCATTCCCGTAAAAAAAAGACTTCGAATACTCAGTAA
- a CDS encoding FHIPEP family type III secretion protein — protein sequence MPKKGNKTFGITLLPLGILLSVFLPLPQSFLDCGLCINFALSLLTMCWVFSRHSSSSAKLFPPLLLYLCLFRLGLNLASTRWIVASGTASPMIFALGRFFSCDNLGAAILACLLFFLINFFLVSKGAERIAEVRSRFILEALPGKQMALDTDLASGRASYKETEDKKCKLIEESDFFSAMEGVFRFIKGDTIVSWILLAVNAVAATLLSYTSGYVIRDLWITVLGDALVSQIPALFTASAAATLISKVGKEQTLLDHVIEYYMQVREYFRFVALLIFSLVYIPGSPKLPILVLGSILWIAYKKEELVLSDSPLESALSQVESYCPPYQATEFSQVYVVACKQIFQELGITFPKLTQVHSEDQNLSIRIFDQTFNLSEITLEVFLPLLRNTAYETLDGRCVQQCLEDAERFFGIPIEEVVPKKISFSSLIVVTRLLVKERISLRLFPKILEAIALYYVPTENLELLVEKIRKYLGKRIGRSLWVQEKPLEVITVDSHVEELISNLYLSSKPVVREKVIDQVDYLLKQSVSGDFRAIVTGCETRIEMKKMLEPHFPDLLILSHNELPKEMPIALLGVVSDEVLLP from the coding sequence ATGCCTAAAAAAGGCAACAAAACTTTTGGTATAACTCTACTTCCTTTAGGCATACTCTTATCTGTTTTTCTACCTTTACCCCAGTCTTTTCTTGACTGTGGATTGTGTATCAATTTTGCTTTGTCTTTATTGACAATGTGTTGGGTTTTTTCACGCCACTCTAGTAGCTCTGCAAAGCTTTTTCCCCCACTTCTTTTATATCTCTGTTTGTTTCGCTTGGGTCTTAATCTTGCCTCGACACGATGGATTGTTGCGTCGGGAACAGCTTCTCCTATGATCTTTGCATTAGGTCGTTTCTTTTCTTGCGATAATCTAGGCGCTGCCATTCTTGCCTGCCTTTTGTTCTTTCTCATCAATTTTTTTCTTGTTTCTAAAGGGGCTGAAAGGATTGCTGAAGTGCGTTCTCGTTTTATTTTAGAAGCTCTTCCAGGGAAACAAATGGCTTTAGATACAGATTTAGCTTCCGGCAGAGCTTCTTATAAAGAAACTGAGGATAAGAAATGTAAGTTGATTGAAGAGAGTGATTTTTTTTCTGCAATGGAGGGAGTTTTTCGATTCATTAAAGGTGACACTATCGTAAGTTGGATACTTCTTGCAGTGAATGCTGTTGCGGCTACTTTACTTTCTTATACTTCAGGTTACGTAATCCGAGATTTATGGATTACCGTATTGGGGGATGCTTTGGTGAGTCAAATTCCTGCTCTTTTTACTGCTTCTGCAGCCGCAACTCTTATTAGTAAGGTGGGTAAGGAGCAGACTCTTTTAGATCATGTGATTGAATATTATATGCAGGTCCGGGAGTACTTTCGATTTGTTGCACTACTGATTTTCTCTCTTGTATATATTCCTGGTTCTCCGAAACTACCTATTCTCGTACTTGGAAGTATTTTATGGATTGCCTATAAAAAAGAAGAGCTTGTGTTGTCTGATTCTCCTTTGGAATCTGCCCTTTCCCAGGTAGAAAGTTACTGCCCTCCCTATCAAGCAACAGAGTTTTCTCAAGTTTATGTAGTCGCTTGTAAACAAATTTTCCAGGAACTCGGCATAACGTTTCCCAAACTTACCCAAGTACATTCTGAAGATCAAAATCTTTCTATAAGAATTTTTGATCAAACATTTAATTTATCAGAAATTACCTTGGAGGTCTTCCTTCCCCTATTAAGAAATACAGCGTATGAAACTCTTGATGGAAGGTGTGTTCAACAGTGTCTTGAGGATGCTGAGAGATTTTTTGGCATTCCTATTGAAGAAGTTGTTCCGAAGAAGATCTCTTTTAGTTCTCTCATTGTGGTGACGCGCTTATTAGTAAAAGAAAGGATTTCTTTAAGACTTTTTCCAAAGATCTTAGAGGCAATAGCCCTGTACTATGTTCCTACAGAAAATTTGGAACTGCTTGTAGAGAAGATCAGAAAGTATCTTGGAAAACGCATTGGTAGAAGTTTATGGGTTCAAGAAAAACCTCTAGAAGTAATTACGGTAGACTCTCATGTAGAAGAGTTGATAAGTAATTTATACTTAAGTTCTAAGCCTGTGGTACGAGAAAAAGTTATTGATCAAGTGGACTACCTACTCAAACAGTCTGTTTCTGGGGACTTTCGTGCGATTGTCACAGGTTGCGAAACTCGTATTGAAATGAAAAAAATGCTTGAACCACACTTTCCTGATTTGCTTATTTTGTCTCATAATGAACTTCCCAAAGAAATGCCTATAGCTCTTTTGGGGGTTGTTTCAGACGAGGTTTTACTTCCCTAA
- a CDS encoding 2-oxoglutarate dehydrogenase E1 component has protein sequence MDSEFIEHIHSSDMDWIESMYERFLNRETLDPSWKYFFEGYQLGQAESSCREKITNNDAYVSLQEKKAQFLCTVYRYYGYLQSQISPLSPPKNSLLIQEKIAKIDLQEVVPSLGLLPQDQVSVDELIEALKAYYCRSITVETLGCIPELQEFVWKLMEGPKQKLSAQQLMRSYRDLCKATFFEEFLQVKFTGQKRFSLEGGETLIPMLEHLTHYGVTLGIKNYVLGMAHRGRLNVLTNVFSRLYRYVFMEFEDDPKTRGLDSVGDVKYHKGYVAKSLRENGEEITFVMLPNPSHLEAVDPVVEGVVAALQHEGKAGEEQNCLAVLVHGDAAFSGQGVVYETLQLSQVPGYTTEGTLHIVINNYIGFTAEPQESRSTPYCTDIAKMLGIPVFRVNGEDVLACLEAVEHALKVRERFHCDVIIDFCCYRKYGHNESDDPSITSPLLYDQIKKKPTIREIFKKKLLKEGSSEISPSVLSSIEQEVHNKLNSEFQTLKDKESQHFPKRECCHCNRLQNGELILHDLDVALDCNTIVHISSRLCSLPKNFTPHPKIKALLDKRMKMAEGLVGYDWAMAEELAFASLLIEGYGLRLSGQDSVRGTFSQRHLLWSDITTGDTYSPLYNLSADQGSVEMYNSPLSEYAVLGFEYGYAQQALKTLVLWEAQFGDFANGAQIVFDQYISSGIQKWDLHSDIVLLLPHGYEGQGPEHSSARIERYLQLAANWNFQVVLPSTPVQYFRILREHTKRDLSLPLVIFTPKLLLRHPQCVSTIEEFAEPGGFRSILEDPDPNYDATILVLCVGKVYYDYREALPEERGKDFACLRTESLYPLSLEDLVQCIDKYSRVEHYVWLQEEPSNMGAYDYMFMALQDVLPKKLVCIGRPRSSSTASGSAKLSRQEFLTFMQTLFALR, from the coding sequence ATGGATTCTGAGTTTATTGAACACATCCATTCTTCAGATATGGATTGGATCGAGTCCATGTATGAAAGGTTTTTAAACCGTGAAACTCTAGATCCTTCATGGAAGTATTTTTTTGAAGGATACCAATTAGGACAAGCGGAATCTTCTTGTAGAGAAAAAATAACGAATAACGATGCTTACGTTTCCTTACAAGAGAAAAAGGCCCAGTTTTTATGTACGGTCTATCGTTACTATGGATATTTACAGAGTCAGATTTCTCCCCTATCTCCACCTAAAAATTCCTTATTAATTCAGGAGAAGATTGCCAAGATAGACCTCCAGGAAGTCGTTCCTTCTTTAGGACTCCTTCCCCAAGATCAAGTTTCTGTAGATGAGCTTATTGAAGCATTGAAAGCGTACTACTGCCGTAGCATTACTGTGGAGACCCTAGGGTGCATTCCCGAACTCCAAGAGTTTGTTTGGAAACTCATGGAGGGGCCGAAACAAAAACTCTCTGCCCAGCAACTTATGCGCTCTTATCGAGATCTTTGTAAAGCAACATTCTTCGAAGAGTTTTTGCAAGTAAAGTTTACAGGGCAAAAACGCTTTTCCCTGGAAGGAGGAGAGACTTTAATTCCTATGCTTGAGCATCTTACACATTATGGTGTTACCCTGGGCATCAAGAATTACGTTTTAGGCATGGCTCATCGTGGACGTTTGAATGTGTTGACGAACGTGTTTTCGAGGCTCTATCGCTATGTATTTATGGAATTCGAGGATGATCCTAAAACTCGTGGATTGGATAGCGTTGGGGATGTGAAGTATCATAAAGGCTATGTTGCTAAGTCTTTGCGTGAGAATGGCGAAGAAATCACTTTTGTGATGCTCCCTAACCCAAGTCATTTAGAAGCCGTAGATCCTGTTGTGGAAGGAGTAGTTGCTGCATTGCAGCATGAAGGGAAAGCTGGAGAAGAACAAAACTGCTTGGCCGTACTTGTTCATGGAGATGCAGCCTTTTCAGGACAGGGGGTTGTATACGAAACTCTGCAATTAAGCCAAGTCCCAGGGTACACCACAGAGGGGACCTTACATATTGTAATCAATAACTATATAGGCTTTACTGCTGAACCTCAAGAATCACGATCAACACCTTATTGTACTGACATTGCAAAAATGTTGGGAATCCCTGTGTTTCGTGTGAATGGGGAAGATGTTCTTGCATGCCTTGAGGCTGTAGAACACGCATTAAAAGTTCGAGAACGCTTTCATTGCGATGTCATTATAGATTTCTGTTGTTATCGCAAGTATGGTCATAATGAAAGTGATGACCCGTCCATCACATCTCCTTTGCTTTATGATCAGATTAAGAAAAAACCTACCATTAGGGAAATTTTTAAAAAGAAGTTGCTCAAAGAAGGTTCCTCGGAAATTTCCCCATCCGTGTTAAGCTCTATTGAACAGGAAGTTCACAATAAGCTTAATAGTGAATTTCAAACTTTAAAAGACAAGGAATCCCAGCATTTTCCAAAACGAGAATGCTGTCATTGCAATAGATTACAAAATGGCGAGCTCATTCTCCATGATTTAGATGTTGCCTTGGACTGCAACACAATAGTTCATATTAGCTCACGGCTTTGTAGTCTTCCTAAGAATTTCACTCCCCATCCCAAAATTAAAGCATTACTAGATAAGAGAATGAAGATGGCCGAGGGTTTAGTAGGTTATGATTGGGCAATGGCAGAGGAACTCGCCTTTGCTTCTTTATTGATAGAAGGTTATGGTTTACGACTCTCAGGTCAAGATTCTGTCCGTGGGACGTTTAGCCAGCGTCATCTACTTTGGAGTGATATAACCACGGGAGATACCTATTCGCCATTATATAATCTATCTGCCGATCAAGGCTCTGTGGAAATGTACAACTCTCCACTTTCTGAGTATGCTGTTTTAGGTTTTGAATATGGCTATGCCCAGCAAGCTTTGAAAACTCTTGTATTATGGGAAGCCCAGTTTGGGGATTTTGCTAATGGCGCTCAGATTGTTTTCGATCAGTATATCTCATCGGGAATCCAAAAATGGGATTTACATTCCGATATTGTTCTTCTCCTGCCTCATGGGTATGAAGGGCAGGGGCCTGAGCATTCTTCAGCGCGCATTGAACGGTATTTACAACTTGCTGCAAATTGGAATTTCCAAGTGGTTTTACCTTCAACTCCAGTGCAATATTTCCGAATTCTTCGTGAACATACAAAAAGAGATCTTTCTTTGCCTTTGGTTATCTTTACTCCTAAGCTGTTACTAAGGCACCCCCAATGTGTAAGTACAATTGAGGAATTTGCAGAGCCTGGAGGATTCCGATCTATTCTCGAAGACCCGGATCCTAATTATGACGCTACTATTTTAGTGCTTTGTGTAGGAAAAGTTTATTATGATTATAGAGAAGCCCTTCCTGAAGAGCGAGGTAAGGATTTTGCTTGTTTGCGTACGGAGAGTCTTTATCCTTTATCTCTTGAGGATTTAGTACAATGTATTGACAAGTATTCTAGGGTGGAGCACTACGTTTGGTTGCAAGAAGAGCCTAGCAATATGGGAGCTTACGACTATATGTTCATGGCGTTACAGGACGTTTTGCCTAAGAAACTGGTATGTATAGGGCGTCCACGTAGTAGCTCTACAGCCTCAGGATCTGCGAAACTTAGTCGTCAGGAGTTTTTAACATTTATGCAAACACTATTTGCTTTAAGGTAA